Below is a window of bacterium DNA.
GCAAAGTTCGAACGGACGAAGGAACACGTGAACGTGGGGACGATCGGTCACGTGGACCACGGCAAGACGACGCTGACGGCGGCGATCACGGAGATCCTGTCGAAGAAGGGCCTGGCGGACTACGTTCCGTTCGACCAGATCGACAAGGCTCCCGAGGAGCGCGAGCGCGGGATCACGATCGCGACCGCCCACGTGGAGTACCAGAGCCTGAAGCGCCACTACGCGCACGTGGACTGCCCGGGTCACGCGGACTACGTGAAGAACATGATCACCGGCGCGGCGCAGATGGACGGCGCGATCCTGGTGGTGTCGGCGGCCGACGGCCCGATGCCCCAGACGCGCGAGCACATCCTGCTGGCCCGCCAGGTGGGCGTTCCGTACATGGTCGTGTTCATGAACAAGTGCGACATGGTGGACGACCCTGAGCTGTTGGAGCTGGTGGAGCTGGAGATCCGGGAGCTGCTGACGAAGTACGAGTTCCCGGGCGACGAGGTGCCGATCGTGAAGGGTTCGGCGCTGAAGGCGCTGGAGAGCGGCGACGCGGACAGCCCCGAGGCGAAGTGCATCTTCGACCTGATCGACGCGTTGGAGAGCTACGTGCCGACGCCGGTGCGCGAGCTGGACAAGCCGTTCCTGATGCCCGTGGAGGACGTGTTCTCGATCTCCGGGCGCGGGACGGTGGCGACGGGCCGCATCGAGCGCGGCGTGGTGAACACGGGCGACAAGGTGGAGCTTGTCGGGGTGCGCGACACGCAGTCGACGGTATGCACGGGCGTGGAGATGTTCCGCAAGATCCTGGACCAGGGCATCGCCGGCGACAACGTGGGCCTGCTTCTGCGCGGGATGAAGAAGGAAGACATCGAGCGCGGGATGGTGGTGTGCAAGCCGGGTTCGGTGAAGCCGCACACGGACTTCGAGTGCGAAGTCTACATCCTGTCGAAGGAGGAGGGCGGCCGTCACACGCCGTTCTTCACGGGCTACCGCCCGCAGTTCTACTTCCGGACGACGGACGTGACGGGATCGGCTCACCTGCCCGAGGGCGTGGAGATGGTGATGCCGGGCGACAACATCAAGATGACGATCGAGCTGATCACGCCGATCGCGATGGAAGAGGGCCTGCGGTTCGCGATCCGCGAGGGCGGCCGCACGGTGGGCGCCGGGGTCGTCGCCAAGATCCTGAAGTGATCGGCCTGAAGTAACGGAGAGACGGCCGGCCCTCCGAGGCCGGCCAGCGACAGGTGAGCAGGCGCCGCGCGGCGGCGATGCTGGAGTAGCCATCGCAGAACAAGGAGAACCGACTTGGCCAAGCAGAAGATCAAGATCCGCCTGAAGGCCTACGAGCCCGCGGTGCTGGATCGCTCGGCGCTGATGATCGTGCAGACGGCCCTGCGGACCGGGGCTTTGGTGCGGGGGCCGGTGCCCCTGCCCACCCGACGCTCGACGTACTGCGTGCTGCGCTCGCCCCACGTAGACAAGAAGTCCCGCGAGCAGTTCGAGATGCGCGTCCACAAGCGGCTCATCGAGATCGAGAACTCGACGCCCCAGACGACCGAGTTCCTCAAGAAGCTGACGCTGCCCGCGAGCGTCGATGTCGAGATCAAGGTCTGAGTCGAAGGCGCCAGGGAGCAACCATGAACGGAATGATCGGCAGGAAGCTCGGCATGACCCGCCTCTTCGACGAGGACGGGCGGCACGTGCCGGTGACGGTGATCGAGGCCGGCCCCTGCGTCGTGACGCAGGTCAAGACGGCCGCCGGCGCGGACAAGTACGACGCCGTGCAGCTCGGTTTCGGCCCGCTCAAGCCGAAGAACACGCCCCGCCCCCAGAAGGGCCACTTCGAGAAGGCCGGCACCGGCCCGCTGCGCATCGTCGGCGAGTTCACCCTCGACGAGGGCGACGCCTACGTCCGCGGCGACCGGGTCGACGTCTCGCTGTTCACGGGCGTGGCCCGCGTCGACGTGACCGGCGTGACGCGCGGGTTCGGGTTCCAGGGGCGCATCAAGCGCTGGAACCAGGGCCGCGGCCCCGCCTCGCACGGCTCGAAGAACGTGCGCATGTCCGGTTCGACCGGTATGCACACCAAGCCCGGCCGCTCGCTCAAGAACACGAGCATGGCGGGCCAGATGGGCAACAAGCAGGAGACCAAGAAGAACCTGTCGGTGGTCCGGGTCGACCAGGAGCGCAACCTGCTGCTGGTCAAGGGCAGCGTGCCCGGAAGCAAGAACGGGATCGTGTACATCCGGGTCAGCCGCTGAGCGGCCCGGCCGGCTCACGAGGGAACAGAGGTCTAACGATGGCAACCGCGAACCTGTACAACCGCAGCGGCGAGACGGTCGGCAAGGTCGACCTGCCCGATTCGCTGTTCGCGCAAGAGGTGCACAAGCAGGCCCTCTACGAGGCCGTGCGCTGCTACCTGGCCAACCAGCGCCAGGGCACGCACGACACCAAGACGCGCGGCGAAGTCTGCAAGTCCAGCCGCAAACTGTACCGCCAGAAGGGCACCGGCCGCGCCCGCGCGGGCAGCGCCAAGTCGCCCGTGCGCGTCGGCGGCGGCACCGTCTTCGGGCCGCACCCCCGCGACTACGGCTACAAGCTGCCCAAGAAGGTCAAGCGCCTGGCCCTGTGCTCCGCGCTGAGCGACCGCGCCGCCAACGAGCGGGTCGCCGTGGTGGAGGACTTCACCATGGCGGCGCCCCGCACGGCCGAGCTGGCGAAGCTCCTGAAGGGGATCGCGACCGAGGGCCGCCACACCCTGGTGGTGCTGCCGGACTCGGGCGGCAACGTCTACAAGTCGCTGCGGAACATCCAGGGCGTGCGCGTCATGCGCCACGTCGATCTCAACACGTACACCATCCTCTGGGCCGACAACCTGGTCTTCACCAAGGGGTCGCTCAGCGGTGCCGAGGAGGTGTTCGGAGCGTGAAGGACCTGAGCAAGGTGATCCAGCGCCCCTTGATCACGGAGCGGGGCTCGGACCTGCGGGAGAAGTACAACCAGTTCTTCTTCCAGGTCGCTCCCGCGGCCAACAAGCACGAGATCAAGCAGGCCGTCGAGCTGTACTTCGGAGTCAAGGTCGAGAGCGTGCGCACCATGAACATGCTGGGCAAGGTCAAGCGGCTGGGCCGCTACTCCGGCAAGCGCGCCGACTGGAAAAAGGCCGTGGTCACCCT
It encodes the following:
- the tuf gene encoding elongation factor Tu gives rise to the protein AKFERTKEHVNVGTIGHVDHGKTTLTAAITEILSKKGLADYVPFDQIDKAPEERERGITIATAHVEYQSLKRHYAHVDCPGHADYVKNMITGAAQMDGAILVVSAADGPMPQTREHILLARQVGVPYMVVFMNKCDMVDDPELLELVELEIRELLTKYEFPGDEVPIVKGSALKALESGDADSPEAKCIFDLIDALESYVPTPVRELDKPFLMPVEDVFSISGRGTVATGRIERGVVNTGDKVELVGVRDTQSTVCTGVEMFRKILDQGIAGDNVGLLLRGMKKEDIERGMVVCKPGSVKPHTDFECEVYILSKEEGGRHTPFFTGYRPQFYFRTTDVTGSAHLPEGVEMVMPGDNIKMTIELITPIAMEEGLRFAIREGGRTVGAGVVAKILK
- a CDS encoding 50S ribosomal protein L23 translates to MKDLSKVIQRPLITERGSDLREKYNQFFFQVAPAANKHEIKQAVELYFGVKVESVRTMNMLGKVKRLGRYSGKRADWKKAVVTLAEGDSIDVFDNV
- the rpsJ gene encoding 30S ribosomal protein S10, whose protein sequence is MAKQKIKIRLKAYEPAVLDRSALMIVQTALRTGALVRGPVPLPTRRSTYCVLRSPHVDKKSREQFEMRVHKRLIEIENSTPQTTEFLKKLTLPASVDVEIKV
- the rplD gene encoding 50S ribosomal protein L4: MATANLYNRSGETVGKVDLPDSLFAQEVHKQALYEAVRCYLANQRQGTHDTKTRGEVCKSSRKLYRQKGTGRARAGSAKSPVRVGGGTVFGPHPRDYGYKLPKKVKRLALCSALSDRAANERVAVVEDFTMAAPRTAELAKLLKGIATEGRHTLVVLPDSGGNVYKSLRNIQGVRVMRHVDLNTYTILWADNLVFTKGSLSGAEEVFGA
- the rplC gene encoding 50S ribosomal protein L3 → MNGMIGRKLGMTRLFDEDGRHVPVTVIEAGPCVVTQVKTAAGADKYDAVQLGFGPLKPKNTPRPQKGHFEKAGTGPLRIVGEFTLDEGDAYVRGDRVDVSLFTGVARVDVTGVTRGFGFQGRIKRWNQGRGPASHGSKNVRMSGSTGMHTKPGRSLKNTSMAGQMGNKQETKKNLSVVRVDQERNLLLVKGSVPGSKNGIVYIRVSR